In a genomic window of Passer domesticus isolate bPasDom1 chromosome 3, bPasDom1.hap1, whole genome shotgun sequence:
- the POPDC3 gene encoding popeye domain-containing protein 3 — translation MGENASFWESLIYAHPTCTTWKQQAEGSIYHLASIFFVVGFMGGSGFFGLLYVFSLLGLGFLCSSVWAWLDVCAADIFSWNFVLFAICFVQFVYVTYQVRSVAFDREFQELYSALFQPLGISLTVYRKIVLCCDAEVITLEKEHCYAMQGKTPIDKLSLLVSGRIRVTVDGEFLHYIFPLQFLDSPEWDSLRPTEEGIFQVTLTAETDCRYVAWRRKKLYLLFAKHRFISRLFSILIGSDIAEKLYALNDRVHVGQGFRYDIRLPNFYHVALPESPPVQASPRSRQLQRASPRRTPAPVNCGAFLAPS, via the exons ATGGGAGAAAATGCAAGTTTTTGGGAAAGTTTGATATATGCACATCCTACGTGTACCACCTGGAAGCAACAAGCAGAGGGATCTATCTACCACCTCGCCAGTATTTTCTTTGTCGTGGGCTTCATGGGTGGAAGTGGATTCTTTGGGCTCCTCTACGTCTTCAGCTTGCTTGGACTGGGATTTCTCTGCTCTTCTGTTTGGGCTTGGCTGGATGTGTGTGCTGCTGATATATTCTCCTGGAATTTTGTACTGTTTGCTATATGCTTCGTCCAGTTCGTTTACGTTACCTACCAAGTCCGGAGCGTTGCCTTTGACAGGGAATTCCAGGAACTCTACAGTGCTCTCTTCCAGCCTCTGGGAATTTCCTTGACTGTGTACAGGAAGATTGTCTTGTGCTGCGATGCAGAAGTGATTACCCTGGAGAAGGAACATTGTTATGCCATGCAGGGCAAAACACCTATTGACAAACTGTCCTTGCTTGTGTCAGGCAG GATCAGAGTGACAGTTGATGGGGAGTTTCTGCATTATATTTTTCCTCTTCAATTTCTGGACTCTCCTGAATGGGATTCACTGAGGCCCACAGAAGAGGGAATTTTTCAG GTGACACTCACAGCAGAGACAGACTGTCGGTACGTGgcctggaggagaaaaaagctcTACCTGCTGTTCGCTAAGCACCGCTTCATCTCCCGCCTCTTCTCCATTCTCATTGGGAGCGACATCGCCGAGAAACTGTACGCCCTGAACGACAGGGTGCACGTGGGCCAGGGCTTCAGGTACGACATCCGCCTGCCCAACTTCTACCACGTCGCGCTGCCCGAGAGCCCTCCCGTGCAGGCCTCGCCGCGCTCCCGCCAGCTGCAGCGCGCCTCGCCGCGCCGCACGCCCGCCCCGGTCAACTGCGGCGCCTTCCTCGCACCCTCCTAG